In a genomic window of Streptomyces sp. NBC_01231:
- a CDS encoding lantibiotic dehydratase — translation MALSTEFRAGKTAILRAVARPELPVSPCPDLDDLSPWSAAARLAWLRQVWSEEDVAEALDHASPALASQVRALCSASNPAERDVRRAVASVARYVLRAEHRATPFGLFAGVASASIGTRARAKWGPQHTAVGRASAEWLTVVIERLEACPELLERLAVVLNNTTASRGDRLIVPYKSGRQGGRRRAVEASLSLTDPVKLVLCAAREPIRVGLLVDKLTAEFPAAGPAKAHRLVRELIRNEVLITSLHAPSTETDALGYLLGQLDTAGADGVAPIAAAVRELHALRDDLSDCASRSGRTRAATRMRAQVPKLRRHPLALDLRLDAEVELPEEVAHEIARAATVLTRVSAHPYGTASWKAYQRRFYEKYGIGTMVPLNEVVADSGTGFPDGYPGTQDDGRRSRLSVRDDTLVRLAQTAVLDGRDEVVLTDELVAAMDLGPERPRVPPHLEVSVRVCAVSSEDLDRGHFRLEVASVSRGVGVSTGRFLSVLAPDARERLSAELADLPTADAGTIPAQLSFPPLLPTSAHVTRAPQVLSTVISVQEHRAASGDVITPEDLAVACDGRRMYLAAPERGRRVEAVGMHALNLNEHTPPLVRFLTELSRAQCAQVTLFDWGAAKAMPFLPRLRYGRTVLAPARWRMEATELPGRDRPQAQWDIALEDLRTRRRMPQRIDLAEDDRRLHLDLRQAGHRTLLRQHLNRVGTAVLVEAPDADAYGWCGGRAHEVVLPLKATRSPGWPSLPTPVPSRTFSPEQIQTPGVSSLLLATLYGDLRRQDALLSQQLPDLLDRLGGPPWWFIRFRDPDHHLRVRIALPGPEAFAETARTIGTWAEELRTKGLLSDMRFPTSFREMGRWGSGAAWDAAEDVFRADSRAVVTQLRQIQRPQQRALVAAHTISIATAFLGSTEAAMRWLVDHIPPVAPVPVPRPQFTEAVRLADPSDGWSVLRAVPGGQAVMEAWADRDAAVAAYRLHLPGPDTEGIVLDDVLSSLLHVHFVRHVAVDFPEEEVCLYLTRAAALAWLSRRAR, via the coding sequence ATGGCTTTGAGCACCGAGTTCCGCGCCGGGAAGACCGCTATCCTCCGTGCGGTCGCTCGGCCGGAACTTCCCGTATCCCCGTGCCCCGACCTCGATGACTTGTCCCCTTGGAGCGCGGCTGCCCGCCTCGCGTGGCTGCGCCAGGTGTGGTCCGAAGAAGACGTTGCCGAAGCCCTGGATCACGCCAGCCCGGCTCTCGCCTCGCAGGTACGCGCGCTGTGCTCGGCCAGCAACCCGGCTGAGCGTGACGTGCGGCGTGCGGTCGCTTCGGTGGCCCGCTACGTCCTGCGCGCGGAACACCGGGCGACGCCGTTCGGCCTGTTCGCCGGCGTTGCCTCTGCGTCGATCGGGACACGGGCACGCGCGAAGTGGGGTCCGCAACACACAGCCGTCGGCCGGGCGAGTGCGGAGTGGCTGACTGTCGTCATCGAGCGGCTGGAGGCGTGCCCCGAGCTGCTGGAGCGCCTGGCGGTTGTCCTCAACAACACCACGGCGAGCCGTGGTGATCGACTCATCGTGCCGTACAAGTCCGGCCGCCAAGGCGGCCGTAGGCGCGCGGTCGAGGCGTCCCTGTCCCTGACCGACCCGGTGAAGCTGGTCCTGTGCGCTGCCCGAGAGCCCATCCGCGTCGGGCTCCTCGTGGACAAGCTGACTGCCGAATTCCCAGCGGCGGGACCGGCGAAGGCTCACCGCCTTGTACGGGAGCTGATCCGGAACGAGGTGCTGATCACCAGCCTGCACGCACCGAGCACCGAAACGGACGCGCTGGGATACCTGCTGGGCCAACTCGACACAGCGGGGGCGGACGGTGTGGCACCGATCGCCGCCGCAGTTCGTGAACTGCACGCCCTCCGTGACGACCTGAGTGATTGCGCCTCGCGCAGCGGCCGGACCCGAGCCGCTACGCGCATGCGGGCTCAAGTTCCGAAGCTACGCCGCCACCCCCTGGCTCTCGACTTACGCCTGGACGCAGAGGTCGAGCTTCCCGAAGAGGTCGCCCACGAGATCGCGCGTGCCGCCACCGTCCTGACCCGAGTCAGCGCCCATCCGTACGGGACGGCGTCGTGGAAGGCGTACCAGCGCCGGTTCTACGAGAAGTACGGCATCGGCACGATGGTGCCGCTCAACGAAGTCGTCGCCGACAGCGGCACGGGCTTCCCCGACGGCTATCCGGGCACCCAAGACGACGGCCGCCGCTCCCGCCTGTCCGTACGGGACGACACCTTGGTACGGCTGGCGCAGACCGCCGTCCTCGACGGCCGCGACGAGGTCGTGCTTACTGACGAGCTGGTAGCCGCCATGGATTTGGGGCCCGAGCGCCCGAGAGTGCCGCCGCACCTTGAAGTCAGTGTCCGAGTGTGCGCCGTCAGCAGCGAGGACCTGGACCGCGGGCACTTCCGGCTGGAAGTGGCGAGCGTGTCACGTGGCGTCGGTGTCAGCACGGGCCGGTTCCTCAGCGTGCTGGCTCCTGACGCCCGCGAGCGGCTGTCGGCGGAACTGGCCGACCTTCCGACCGCGGACGCCGGAACTATCCCCGCCCAGTTGTCCTTCCCGCCGCTGCTGCCCACGAGCGCCCATGTCACCCGGGCCCCGCAGGTCCTGTCCACCGTGATCAGCGTTCAGGAGCACCGGGCCGCCAGCGGCGATGTGATCACGCCCGAAGACCTGGCGGTGGCCTGCGATGGGCGCCGTATGTACCTGGCTGCACCCGAGCGCGGGCGACGGGTGGAGGCCGTGGGAATGCATGCGCTGAACCTCAATGAGCACACCCCGCCCCTGGTCCGGTTCCTCACCGAGCTGTCGCGCGCCCAATGCGCGCAGGTCACCCTGTTCGACTGGGGGGCCGCGAAAGCCATGCCGTTCCTGCCCCGATTGCGCTACGGGCGCACGGTGCTCGCCCCGGCACGGTGGCGGATGGAAGCGACCGAGCTGCCCGGCCGCGACCGCCCCCAGGCGCAGTGGGACATCGCCCTCGAAGACCTGCGGACCCGGAGACGGATGCCTCAGCGGATCGACCTCGCCGAGGACGACCGGCGCCTGCACCTCGACCTCCGCCAAGCCGGACATCGAACGCTGCTGCGCCAGCATCTGAACCGCGTCGGCACGGCCGTCCTCGTCGAAGCCCCGGACGCCGACGCGTACGGGTGGTGCGGCGGCCGGGCGCATGAGGTCGTCTTGCCGCTCAAGGCGACGCGATCACCGGGGTGGCCGTCCTTGCCGACCCCCGTCCCGTCCCGCACCTTCTCCCCAGAGCAGATCCAGACGCCTGGCGTCTCGTCCCTGCTGCTGGCCACCCTGTACGGCGACCTGCGCCGCCAGGATGCTCTGCTCTCCCAGCAGCTCCCGGATCTGCTGGATCGACTCGGTGGGCCGCCGTGGTGGTTCATCCGTTTTCGTGACCCGGATCATCACCTGCGGGTGCGCATCGCGCTGCCCGGCCCCGAAGCCTTCGCCGAGACCGCCCGCACGATTGGCACCTGGGCTGAGGAACTGCGCACCAAGGGCCTGCTGTCGGACATGCGCTTCCCCACCTCATTCCGTGAGATGGGCCGTTGGGGCTCGGGAGCGGCCTGGGATGCCGCCGAGGATGTGTTCCGGGCGGACTCGCGCGCCGTCGTCACTCAGCTTCGCCAGATCCAGCGTCCGCAACAGCGTGCGTTGGTGGCCGCGCACACGATCTCCATCGCCACCGCGTTCCTCGGCAGCACCGAGGCCGCGATGCGCTGGCTGGTCGACCACATCCCGCCGGTTGCCCCTGTTCCGGTGCCGCGTCCGCAGTTCACCGAGGCCGTACGGCTGGCCGATCCGTCCGACGGCTGGTCGGTCCTGCGCGCCGTGCCCGGTGGACAGGCCGTCATGGAGGCGTGGGCCGACCGGGACGCGGCGGTCGCCGCCTACCGGCTGCACCTTCCCGGCCCGGACACCGAAGGCATCGTCCTGGACGACGTCCTCTCCTCACTGCTGCACGTCCACTTTGTCCGGCACGTCGCGGTCGACTTCCCCGAGGAAGAGGTCTGTCTCTACCTCACGCGCGCCGCCGCCCTGGCCTGGCTGTCGCGGAGGGCGCGATGA
- a CDS encoding glutamine synthetase family protein, translating into MADGEEQGTAPAPGLTTSDSRNQLRQDVGSGEITRVLLAVPDMYGRLKGKVLDAEVFLERMGSAAAMCAYILATDLDMTPLDDYDLTGWKQGYGDLAVKADLGTVRMLPYQVGTAVVVGDALNHDGSPVEVAPRNMLRRQLERLSDVGYHVSLGIESEFLLLTGTPDKIRRAGYRDLRPAWPRNLDYALGHPPKISDFFRDLHSDLRLAGIPVEAIKTEGAAGQVEVTFAHGDPMAACDAYPVFRLISDDLAQRHGMTPVWMATPFTGTGSGLHLHVSLWSANGTAFTYHRGQDLPPAMERAIAGLISGMPSLAPLYAPFTNSYKRFRPHTFAPTRHTWGFDNRGCAVRITGVGKGAHLEIRLPGADANPYLALAASCASITHGFQDQPELTDPCHGDAYTALAVPIAATLTEGSAYFSGGTVPLAAFGETVVRHFTRAARAETQRERTQVTDIEREYGIGRA; encoded by the coding sequence ATGGCTGACGGCGAAGAGCAGGGAACGGCGCCAGCCCCCGGTCTGACGACTTCAGACTCGAGGAACCAGCTGCGCCAGGACGTCGGCAGCGGGGAGATCACCAGAGTCCTCCTGGCCGTGCCGGACATGTACGGCCGGCTCAAGGGCAAGGTGCTGGACGCCGAGGTGTTCCTCGAGCGGATGGGCTCTGCGGCGGCGATGTGCGCCTACATCCTGGCGACCGACCTCGACATGACCCCGCTCGATGACTATGACCTCACCGGCTGGAAGCAGGGCTACGGCGATCTAGCCGTCAAGGCAGACCTGGGCACCGTGCGGATGCTGCCCTACCAGGTTGGGACTGCCGTCGTCGTAGGCGATGCCCTTAACCACGACGGTTCGCCGGTCGAGGTGGCGCCCCGGAACATGCTCCGCCGCCAGTTGGAACGTCTCTCCGACGTCGGGTACCACGTCTCTCTGGGCATCGAGTCCGAGTTCTTGCTCCTGACGGGCACGCCGGACAAGATCCGCCGCGCCGGTTATCGCGACCTGCGCCCAGCCTGGCCCCGCAACCTCGACTACGCCCTCGGACATCCCCCGAAGATCAGCGACTTCTTCCGCGACCTCCATTCCGATCTGCGCCTGGCCGGGATCCCGGTCGAAGCGATCAAGACCGAGGGGGCGGCTGGCCAGGTGGAGGTCACCTTCGCCCACGGGGACCCGATGGCAGCGTGCGACGCGTACCCCGTCTTCCGCCTGATCTCAGACGACCTCGCCCAACGTCACGGTATGACGCCCGTCTGGATGGCCACGCCGTTCACTGGGACCGGCAGCGGGTTGCACCTGCACGTGTCTCTGTGGTCGGCCAACGGAACCGCCTTCACCTATCACCGCGGTCAGGACCTGCCCCCAGCGATGGAACGGGCCATCGCCGGCCTCATCTCCGGCATGCCGTCCCTGGCCCCTCTGTACGCGCCCTTCACCAACTCCTACAAGCGGTTCCGGCCGCATACCTTCGCCCCGACCCGTCACACCTGGGGCTTCGACAACCGAGGCTGCGCCGTACGAATCACCGGCGTCGGCAAGGGTGCCCACCTGGAGATCCGCCTGCCCGGGGCCGACGCCAACCCCTACCTCGCCCTCGCCGCATCCTGCGCCTCCATCACGCACGGCTTCCAAGACCAGCCCGAGTTGACCGACCCCTGCCACGGCGACGCCTACACCGCCCTCGCCGTCCCGATCGCCGCCACCCTTACCGAAGGCTCCGCCTACTTCAGCGGAGGCACGGTACCGCTCGCAGCGTTCGGCGAGACCGTCGTACGCCACTTCACCCGCGCCGCCCGAGCCGAAACCCAACGAGAGCGCACCCAGGTCACCGACATCGAACGGGAGTACGGGATCGGTCGAGCCTGA
- a CDS encoding GntR family transcriptional regulator, producing MKTRSGPGKIGIPPWQQHLRELPVYTPGVRLTRDERARYAKSVVDAHRAGGSKLGIASFLGCSFALVQRLLDLGEGLDEAGEAHQVEKVLRARITDGTYRVGDVLPSPERLCVQLGVRNDSVRRALARLAQAGLTLGISALGTVVTDPDTPPTGSALQVRTRSGQIQTWTLPMTQSPHIRAVITARIKDGTYPEGSRIPGTKALTEEFGATEGTLKSALRPLRKRGILSGTRHEGTFVHSSARSLLTSAEPIGTDHERA from the coding sequence ATGAAGACGCGCTCCGGTCCCGGGAAGATCGGTATTCCGCCGTGGCAACAGCACCTGCGAGAGTTACCTGTCTACACACCGGGAGTTCGGCTCACCCGCGATGAACGTGCGCGGTACGCAAAGTCGGTCGTTGACGCGCACCGCGCGGGGGGATCCAAGCTGGGCATTGCCTCCTTCCTGGGCTGCTCCTTCGCGCTCGTGCAACGACTCCTCGACCTCGGGGAGGGCTTGGACGAGGCGGGCGAAGCCCATCAGGTGGAGAAGGTCCTACGCGCCCGTATCACCGACGGCACCTACCGGGTCGGTGATGTGCTTCCCTCACCGGAACGGTTGTGCGTGCAACTCGGTGTCCGCAACGACTCCGTGCGACGCGCTCTGGCCCGACTGGCACAGGCAGGGCTCACCCTCGGCATCTCCGCTCTTGGCACCGTGGTCACGGACCCCGACACTCCTCCGACTGGATCCGCCCTCCAGGTGCGCACGCGATCGGGGCAGATACAGACCTGGACCCTGCCGATGACGCAATCCCCGCACATCCGGGCCGTGATCACGGCCCGGATCAAGGACGGCACCTATCCGGAGGGCAGCAGGATCCCCGGCACGAAGGCGCTCACCGAAGAATTCGGCGCCACCGAAGGCACGCTCAAGTCCGCGCTCAGACCGCTGAGGAAACGGGGAATCCTCAGTGGTACTCGGCATGAGGGGACGTTCGTCCATTCCTCTGCCCGCAGCCTTCTGACCAGTGCCGAGCCGATCGGCACTGACCACGAGAGGGCCTGA
- a CDS encoding lanthionine synthetase C family protein: protein MTHTLAVKTVDAVADLLADPATTPAESDAVSSHRQHLAYGPTGIALLHIERAAAGTGSWQRAHAWLTAAARQPFTSGPDSHPFYGAPALAHALACAAEHLPGAYQRARDCLDRQMSADVRRRLTAANRRADAGRLPDLAEFDTIRGLVGYGAYFLRHDPAGADVRAILDYCVRLTEPITHEGEVLPGWWTLTGPSGRPEDRFPGGHANSGMAHGIGGALGLLALAARRGITVGGHREALHTILAWLDRWREKTGPGLAWPYWVTREELRSGHLVPSAPRRPSWCYGTVGIARAQQLAALALGCADRQIEAEVAIVAALTDVAQLKATTDNGLCHGFAGLAHVAARTATDAHPSTVGRLRAAVPPLLSAVCPSGTVPEDVARDVTQDEEAGPGFLDGAAGMALALLAPATTAPPVSAWDSCLLIA, encoded by the coding sequence ATGACGCACACCCTCGCGGTCAAGACAGTGGACGCCGTCGCCGACCTGCTCGCCGACCCCGCCACGACACCGGCGGAATCGGACGCTGTGTCCTCGCACCGCCAGCACCTCGCGTACGGACCCACCGGCATCGCCCTGCTGCACATCGAGCGAGCCGCCGCCGGCACGGGCTCGTGGCAACGCGCTCATGCCTGGCTCACCGCTGCTGCACGGCAGCCGTTCACCAGCGGACCCGACAGCCACCCCTTCTACGGCGCGCCCGCCCTCGCCCACGCCTTGGCCTGCGCAGCCGAACACCTGCCGGGCGCCTACCAACGCGCCCGGGACTGCCTGGACCGCCAGATGTCTGCCGACGTTCGCCGCCGCCTGACCGCCGCGAACCGCCGTGCCGACGCGGGACGCCTTCCGGATCTCGCCGAGTTCGACACCATCCGGGGGCTGGTGGGCTACGGGGCCTACTTCCTTCGTCACGACCCGGCCGGGGCTGACGTCCGCGCCATCCTCGACTACTGCGTACGGCTCACCGAGCCGATCACTCACGAAGGCGAAGTCCTGCCGGGCTGGTGGACGCTGACCGGACCATCCGGCCGACCCGAGGACCGCTTTCCCGGCGGCCACGCCAACAGTGGCATGGCTCACGGCATCGGCGGGGCGCTCGGGCTGCTGGCCTTGGCCGCGCGACGCGGCATTACCGTCGGCGGGCACCGGGAAGCCCTCCACACCATCCTGGCCTGGCTGGACCGTTGGCGGGAGAAGACCGGCCCCGGTCTCGCCTGGCCGTACTGGGTCACCCGCGAGGAACTGCGCAGCGGCCACCTCGTCCCATCAGCGCCCAGGCGCCCTTCCTGGTGCTACGGCACAGTCGGCATCGCCCGAGCGCAGCAACTCGCCGCCCTCGCACTCGGCTGCGCCGACCGCCAGATCGAGGCGGAAGTTGCGATCGTGGCCGCGCTCACAGATGTCGCCCAGCTCAAGGCCACGACGGACAACGGCCTGTGCCACGGCTTCGCCGGCCTCGCACACGTAGCGGCCCGGACTGCCACCGACGCCCACCCGTCGACGGTTGGACGGCTCCGCGCGGCGGTCCCACCACTGCTGAGTGCGGTCTGCCCGTCGGGCACCGTCCCGGAAGACGTGGCCAGGGATGTTACTCAGGACGAGGAAGCCGGACCCGGATTCCTGGACGGCGCTGCCGGTATGGCGTTGGCGCTTCTGGCCCCTGCCACCACCGCCCCACCCGTCTCAGCCTGGGACTCCTGCCTGCTCATCGCCTGA
- a CDS encoding amino acid permease — MLSSRSEAIAHDDAVLAQLGIKAELSRKIGVFGNFAISFSVICILAGGMSLFGFGLGHGGPAVMLGSWVVIGFMTLLVGVSLADVVSAYPTSGGPYFMADKLGGPRWGWMTGWLNLLGLWGAIAGIDYGAAAFIGAFAQLQWDITPTGTTTMGIFGCILLVHGLLNVCGVRLVTVLNSISVWWQLGGVTLIVGTLALAPVQHRSPDFVFTQFVNDSGFSNPLYVCLIGSLIAGYTFCGYDASSHVAEETTKAQTSAPKGIVHAITVSWIAGFILLAGMLSAIQDYKGTQNTATGVPPAQIFLDVLGNVGAKALLLVVIIAMLFCGNAEVAAASRMIYAFSRSRALPRWQTFRSVSPRTKTPVPAVWLAVVMPFLLALPALWSPAAYGAITAINAVGMTPAYGIPVYLALRKGDRYVPGPWTLGRWRRPIGWIAVIYVVVITVVFCLPQTSPVTAETFNYAGGTLAVALGIAWLTWITRGRRDYQLTAHTTAADQASMKEIV, encoded by the coding sequence GTGCTCAGCAGTAGATCAGAAGCAATAGCGCATGACGACGCGGTCCTGGCCCAACTCGGGATCAAGGCCGAACTCTCCCGGAAGATAGGGGTGTTCGGGAACTTCGCGATCAGTTTCTCCGTGATCTGCATTCTCGCTGGCGGCATGTCCCTGTTCGGCTTCGGCCTGGGCCACGGCGGACCCGCGGTCATGCTGGGCAGTTGGGTCGTGATCGGGTTCATGACGCTGCTTGTCGGCGTCTCCCTGGCCGATGTGGTCTCCGCCTATCCCACGAGCGGGGGTCCGTACTTCATGGCCGACAAGCTCGGCGGGCCGCGCTGGGGGTGGATGACCGGCTGGCTGAACCTGCTCGGACTGTGGGGCGCGATCGCTGGCATCGACTACGGCGCTGCCGCGTTCATCGGCGCCTTCGCCCAGCTCCAGTGGGACATCACCCCGACCGGCACAACGACCATGGGCATCTTCGGGTGCATTCTGCTGGTGCACGGCTTGCTGAACGTATGCGGTGTTCGCCTGGTGACCGTCCTCAACTCCATCTCCGTGTGGTGGCAGCTGGGTGGTGTCACGCTCATCGTCGGCACGCTCGCTCTCGCCCCTGTCCAGCACCGCTCGCCCGACTTCGTCTTCACCCAGTTCGTCAACGACAGCGGTTTCTCCAACCCGCTCTATGTGTGCCTCATCGGCAGCCTGATCGCCGGGTACACGTTCTGCGGGTACGACGCCAGCTCCCACGTCGCGGAGGAGACCACCAAGGCGCAGACCTCGGCCCCGAAGGGGATCGTGCACGCCATCACCGTGTCGTGGATCGCGGGCTTCATCCTGCTGGCGGGGATGCTGTCGGCGATCCAGGACTACAAGGGCACGCAGAACACGGCGACGGGCGTGCCCCCCGCCCAGATCTTCCTCGACGTGCTCGGCAACGTCGGAGCGAAGGCCCTGTTGCTGGTCGTGATCATCGCGATGCTGTTCTGCGGCAACGCTGAGGTGGCCGCCGCGAGCAGGATGATCTACGCCTTCTCCCGCAGTCGGGCGCTGCCGCGGTGGCAGACCTTTCGGAGCGTCAGCCCCCGCACAAAGACCCCCGTCCCGGCGGTGTGGCTGGCGGTGGTGATGCCGTTCCTGCTCGCGTTGCCCGCTCTGTGGTCTCCGGCCGCGTACGGCGCGATCACCGCGATCAACGCAGTCGGGATGACCCCCGCGTATGGGATTCCCGTCTACCTCGCCCTGCGCAAGGGCGACAGGTACGTGCCCGGCCCGTGGACGTTGGGCCGGTGGCGGCGCCCGATCGGCTGGATCGCCGTGATCTACGTCGTGGTCATCACGGTTGTCTTCTGCCTGCCCCAGACCTCTCCCGTGACTGCGGAGACCTTCAACTACGCCGGCGGGACTCTGGCGGTGGCCTTGGGGATCGCCTGGCTGACCTGGATCACGCGTGGCCGCCGCGACTATCAGCTCACCGCTCACACCACCGCGGCTGACCAGGCCAGCATGAAGGAGATCGTCTGA
- a CDS encoding FxLD family lanthipeptide: MSPRIEHSTKATQPTAATPDGFDLDVTLVEVSDTAGLISLTDDGCGSTCGACTTNVA, translated from the coding sequence ATGAGTCCTCGTATCGAGCACAGCACGAAGGCGACCCAGCCGACCGCCGCGACGCCGGATGGCTTCGACCTCGACGTCACCCTGGTCGAGGTCTCCGACACCGCCGGACTGATCAGCCTGACGGACGACGGCTGCGGCTCGACCTGCGGCGCCTGCACCACCAACGTCGCCTGA
- the fxlM gene encoding methyltransferase, FxLD system: MPPDRWHQHQVTFTDRTTGRRAITERLGPALLAAEEDGQLVGWWFMNKQPWPLRYRAARPSPSIEALLSDLVQDGTALSWTPGIYEPETTAFGGTKAMDTAHDLFHMDSRHLLTYQPGPGRLGRRETAVLLLSSLMRAANLDWFEQGDVWVKAAAFRPATDPLARERAAALGPAIQKLMTVDTRSLCRPTGPLDEQTEWVAAFERTGATLGELAAGGELTRGLRAVIAHHVIFHANRAGLLSDDQSALFNIARKAVMGSSDNTASSNEGTPDTISVRPVNTDTMTTSEADATQFRNALVDEIRESGDARTPAVEAALRTVPRHLFVPDAALEDAYANVPVNIKYDSDGTSISCASQPGVVALMLDQLDAQPGERILELGAGTGYNAALLAHLVGESGHVTTIDVDDDLVEGAREHLAAAGFTNVEALTRDGALGHAEGAPYDRIIATVGAHGVPHAWMQQLAPGGRLVVPQRLKGSVSRSIAYEQRDGRWTSVSSTMNTFMPLRRGIADDDRRVIPLSTDGSVRLQAPAGQPIDAEALAGVLQQPRSEEWTGMMVRAMESPEWMELFVSCSLPSGLIRMLFPKDAKGTLLTDDPYPSSTAAVDKGAVTYLARRLSDRKTPEGGKLWEFGVIGHGPGSDELAAKVAEAIRTWDREYRDREATFEIHPLDVPATEQRPGLFALDTPLNRIVVDWR; this comes from the coding sequence ATGCCCCCGGACCGCTGGCATCAGCACCAAGTCACCTTTACCGACCGCACGACCGGCAGGCGAGCCATAACGGAACGCCTCGGTCCCGCACTGCTCGCGGCCGAGGAAGACGGGCAGCTCGTCGGCTGGTGGTTCATGAACAAGCAGCCCTGGCCGCTGCGATACCGCGCAGCCAGGCCGTCCCCGTCGATCGAGGCGTTGCTGAGCGACCTCGTTCAGGACGGCACGGCCCTGTCGTGGACGCCTGGGATCTACGAGCCGGAGACCACTGCCTTCGGCGGGACGAAGGCCATGGACACCGCGCACGACTTGTTCCACATGGACAGTCGTCATCTGCTCACGTATCAGCCCGGTCCCGGACGGCTGGGACGCAGGGAGACGGCCGTCCTTCTGCTCAGCTCCCTGATGCGGGCCGCCAATCTGGACTGGTTCGAGCAGGGCGATGTGTGGGTGAAGGCTGCCGCGTTCCGACCGGCGACCGACCCCCTTGCCCGGGAGCGGGCCGCCGCCTTGGGCCCGGCGATACAGAAGCTGATGACTGTTGACACGCGCAGCCTGTGCCGTCCGACGGGCCCGCTCGACGAACAGACGGAGTGGGTTGCCGCCTTCGAGAGGACCGGAGCGACGCTCGGCGAGCTCGCTGCCGGCGGTGAGCTGACGCGCGGCCTCCGAGCGGTCATCGCCCACCACGTGATCTTCCACGCCAACCGCGCAGGTCTCCTCTCGGATGACCAAAGCGCCCTGTTCAACATCGCACGAAAGGCAGTCATGGGATCGAGTGACAACACTGCGTCGTCCAATGAGGGCACGCCCGACACCATTAGCGTCAGGCCGGTGAATACCGACACGATGACCACCTCCGAGGCCGACGCAACGCAGTTCCGCAACGCCCTGGTCGACGAGATCCGCGAGTCCGGGGACGCCCGCACGCCCGCGGTCGAGGCTGCCCTGCGAACCGTCCCGCGCCACCTGTTCGTGCCCGACGCCGCGCTCGAAGACGCCTACGCCAACGTGCCGGTCAACATCAAGTACGACAGCGACGGCACGTCGATCTCGTGTGCCTCACAGCCCGGAGTCGTCGCGCTCATGCTGGACCAACTGGACGCCCAGCCCGGAGAACGCATCCTCGAACTCGGCGCTGGCACTGGCTACAACGCCGCCCTGCTCGCCCACCTCGTCGGCGAGAGCGGCCACGTCACGACCATCGACGTCGATGACGACCTGGTGGAAGGTGCCCGCGAGCACTTGGCCGCAGCCGGGTTCACCAACGTGGAGGCGCTGACACGAGATGGAGCCCTCGGCCATGCCGAAGGAGCACCGTACGATCGGATCATCGCCACGGTCGGCGCGCACGGCGTCCCGCACGCCTGGATGCAGCAACTCGCGCCCGGCGGGAGGCTCGTCGTTCCCCAGCGACTCAAGGGCAGCGTGTCCCGCTCCATCGCCTACGAGCAGCGCGACGGCCGCTGGACCAGCGTCAGCAGCACGATGAACACCTTCATGCCGCTGCGGCGCGGCATCGCCGACGACGACCGCCGCGTCATCCCACTCAGCACGGACGGCTCCGTACGGCTCCAGGCTCCCGCAGGGCAGCCCATCGACGCCGAGGCCCTGGCCGGCGTGCTGCAGCAGCCGCGCTCCGAGGAGTGGACCGGGATGATGGTCCGCGCGATGGAGTCGCCGGAGTGGATGGAGCTGTTCGTCTCCTGCTCGCTGCCCAGCGGGCTGATCCGGATGCTGTTCCCGAAGGACGCCAAGGGGACCCTTCTCACGGACGACCCCTACCCGTCGTCTACCGCGGCCGTGGACAAGGGCGCCGTCACGTACCTCGCCCGCCGCCTGTCGGACCGGAAGACCCCCGAAGGCGGCAAGCTCTGGGAGTTCGGCGTCATCGGCCACGGACCCGGAAGCGATGAGCTGGCCGCGAAGGTCGCTGAAGCGATCCGCACCTGGGATCGCGAGTACCGCGATCGCGAGGCCACCTTCGAGATCCACCCCCTCGACGTTCCCGCGACCGAGCAGCGCCCCGGCCTCTTCGCTCTCGACACACCGCTCAACCGCATCGTCGTCGACTGGCGCTGA